In Marisediminicola antarctica, one DNA window encodes the following:
- the ispG gene encoding flavodoxin-dependent (E)-4-hydroxy-3-methylbut-2-enyl-diphosphate synthase — translation MPAVNLGMPKAPSVLAPRRKTREISVGKVKVGGDSRVSVQSMTTTQTTNINATLQQIAELTASGCDIVRVAVPHQDDADVLHIIAGKSQIPVIADIHFQPRYVFSAIDAGVGAVRVNPGNIRKFDDQVGKIAAAAKAAGVSIRIGVNAGSLEPSLLQKYGKATPEALVESAVWEASLFEEHDFHDFKISVKHNDPVTMVRAYRLLAERGDWPLHLGVTEAGPEFQGTIKSATAFGILLGEGIGDTIRVSLSAPPVQEVKVGLQILQSLGLRERTLEIVSCPSCGRAQVDVYKLANDVTEGLEGMTVPLRVAVMGCVVNGPGEAREADLGVASGNGRGQIFVKGEVIKTVPEADIVATLIEEANRLAAEMPPGALGSPEVVTV, via the coding sequence GTGCCTGCAGTCAATCTTGGAATGCCCAAAGCCCCCTCCGTTCTCGCCCCCCGCCGCAAGACCAGAGAAATCTCGGTCGGTAAGGTCAAGGTTGGCGGTGATTCCCGGGTCAGCGTGCAGTCGATGACAACGACCCAAACGACCAACATCAATGCGACCCTGCAGCAGATCGCGGAGCTGACCGCGAGCGGATGCGACATCGTGCGGGTCGCCGTACCTCACCAGGACGATGCGGATGTGCTGCACATCATCGCCGGCAAGAGCCAGATCCCGGTGATCGCCGACATCCACTTCCAGCCCCGATACGTCTTCAGCGCGATTGACGCCGGCGTCGGTGCAGTGCGTGTGAACCCGGGCAACATCCGCAAGTTCGACGACCAGGTCGGCAAGATCGCCGCCGCTGCGAAGGCCGCGGGCGTCAGCATCCGGATCGGCGTCAACGCGGGCTCGCTCGAGCCGAGCCTGCTGCAGAAGTACGGCAAGGCGACCCCGGAGGCGCTCGTCGAGAGCGCGGTGTGGGAGGCGAGCCTGTTCGAGGAGCACGACTTCCACGACTTCAAGATCTCTGTCAAGCACAACGACCCCGTCACGATGGTCAGGGCGTACCGCCTGCTCGCCGAGCGCGGCGATTGGCCGCTGCACCTCGGCGTGACCGAGGCCGGCCCCGAGTTCCAGGGCACGATCAAGTCGGCGACCGCGTTCGGCATCCTGCTTGGCGAGGGCATCGGAGACACCATTCGGGTGTCCCTCTCGGCGCCGCCCGTGCAGGAGGTCAAGGTCGGCCTGCAGATCCTTCAGTCCCTCGGCCTGCGCGAGCGCACGCTCGAGATCGTCTCCTGCCCGAGCTGCGGACGAGCCCAGGTGGATGTCTACAAGCTGGCCAACGACGTGACCGAGGGCCTAGAGGGCATGACCGTTCCGCTGCGCGTCGCCGTGATGGGCTGCGTCGTCAACGGGCCGGGCGAGGCCCGTGAGGCTGACCTCGGAGTTGCGAGCGGCAACGGGCGCGGGCAGATCTTCGTCAAGGGCGAGGTCATCAAGACCGTGCCGGAGGCCGACATCGTTGCGACCCTCATCGAGGAGGCCAACCGGCTCGCCGCCGAAATGCCGCCGGGTGCGCTCGGTTCGCCCGAGGTTGTCACGGTCTAG
- a CDS encoding proline--tRNA ligase, translating into MPTRLSQLFVRTLREDPSDAEVTSHRLLLRAGYIRRQAPGVFAWLPLGLKVRRKIEAVIREEMDGIGAQEVHFPALLPREPYEITGRWTEYGDGVFRLKDRHGADYLLAPTHEEVFTLLVKDLYSSYKDLPLSIYQIQDKYRDEARPRAGLLRGREFSMKDAYSFDYTDAGLDVSYQAQRDAYERIFQRLGLDYVIVQADAGAMGGSRSEEFLHPTPIGEDTFVRTDGGYAANVEAFRTIVPEAIDHSGFPAPEVVDSPNTPTIPTLVDLANASHSRPDGREWTAADTLKVVVLALSHLDGSRELIAIGLPGDRDVDLKRIEVAFAPAEVEAATAADFARTPQLVKGYIGPWSADGAVLGRGVVAEAPKSRAGKSGRSSEPRTLDAEAPAGHESASSTGIRFFLDPRIVDGTQWVTGANIDQKHVFGLVAGRDFSADGFLEVAEVREGDLAPDGSGPIETARGMEIGHVFQLGRKYAEALGLKVLDENGKLVTVTMGSYGIGVTRILAVIAEANNDGKGLIWPANVTPFDVHVIAATKEPEIHAVAETIAAELEARGKDVLFDDRPKVSAGVKFGDAELLGVPTIVIVGRGAVEGNVELWDRRTGDRQSVAIDSIAALLAP; encoded by the coding sequence GTGCCAACTCGCCTCTCACAGCTCTTCGTCCGCACCCTCCGGGAAGACCCGTCCGACGCGGAAGTGACCAGTCACCGCCTGCTCCTGCGCGCCGGCTACATCCGCCGCCAGGCCCCGGGCGTCTTCGCCTGGCTGCCGCTCGGGCTCAAGGTGCGCCGCAAGATCGAGGCGGTCATCCGTGAGGAGATGGACGGGATCGGCGCCCAGGAGGTGCACTTCCCGGCGCTGCTGCCGCGCGAGCCGTACGAGATCACCGGGCGCTGGACCGAATACGGCGACGGTGTGTTCCGCCTCAAGGACCGGCACGGCGCCGACTACCTGCTCGCGCCGACCCACGAGGAGGTCTTCACTCTGCTCGTGAAAGACCTCTACAGCTCCTACAAAGATCTCCCGCTCTCGATCTACCAGATCCAGGACAAGTACCGCGACGAGGCGCGCCCACGCGCGGGCCTTCTGCGCGGCCGCGAATTCTCGATGAAGGACGCCTACTCCTTCGACTACACCGACGCCGGCCTCGACGTCAGCTACCAGGCTCAGCGCGACGCGTACGAGCGCATCTTCCAGCGCCTCGGCCTCGACTACGTGATCGTGCAGGCGGATGCTGGTGCAATGGGCGGCTCGCGCAGCGAGGAGTTCCTGCACCCGACCCCTATCGGCGAGGACACCTTCGTGCGCACCGACGGCGGATACGCGGCCAACGTCGAAGCCTTCCGCACGATTGTGCCGGAGGCGATCGACCACTCCGGCTTCCCTGCCCCCGAGGTAGTCGACTCGCCGAACACGCCGACCATCCCGACCCTCGTCGACCTCGCCAACGCTAGCCATTCTCGCCCCGACGGCCGCGAGTGGACCGCCGCCGACACCCTCAAGGTCGTCGTGCTCGCTCTCAGCCACCTCGACGGCAGCCGCGAGCTCATCGCGATCGGACTTCCCGGCGACCGCGACGTCGACCTCAAGCGCATCGAGGTTGCCTTCGCCCCCGCCGAGGTCGAGGCGGCCACCGCTGCGGACTTCGCCCGCACCCCGCAGCTCGTCAAGGGCTACATCGGCCCCTGGTCGGCCGACGGGGCGGTGCTCGGCCGCGGTGTCGTCGCCGAGGCCCCAAAGTCCAGGGCGGGCAAGTCGGGCAGGTCGAGCGAGCCCCGCACGCTGGATGCCGAGGCCCCCGCCGGTCACGAGTCGGCGTCGTCCACGGGCATCCGCTTCTTCCTCGACCCGCGCATCGTCGATGGCACCCAGTGGGTCACCGGAGCAAACATCGACCAGAAGCACGTCTTCGGCCTCGTCGCTGGCCGCGACTTCTCGGCCGACGGCTTCCTCGAGGTCGCCGAGGTGCGCGAGGGAGACCTCGCGCCCGACGGCTCCGGCCCGATCGAGACGGCGCGTGGCATGGAGATCGGCCACGTCTTCCAGCTCGGTCGCAAGTACGCCGAGGCGCTCGGTCTCAAGGTGTTGGACGAGAACGGCAAGCTCGTCACCGTCACGATGGGCTCCTACGGCATCGGCGTCACGCGCATCCTCGCCGTGATCGCCGAGGCGAACAACGACGGCAAGGGCCTCATCTGGCCCGCGAATGTGACCCCCTTTGACGTGCACGTGATCGCCGCGACGAAGGAGCCCGAGATCCACGCGGTCGCCGAGACCATCGCCGCCGAGCTCGAGGCGCGAGGCAAGGATGTGCTGTTCGACGACCGGCCCAAGGTGTCGGCCGGCGTGAAGTTCGGTGACGCGGAGCTGCTCGGTGTGCCGACGATCGTGATCGTCGGGCGCGGCGCGGTCGAGGGCAACGTCGAGCTCTGGGACCGTCGCACAGGAGACCGCCAGTCGGTTGCGATTGACTCGATCGCGGCGCTCCTCGCGCCCTGA
- a CDS encoding AAA family ATPase: protein MTDAPRIRISPDELARATSILTTVTSSYDEKVVGQKGLRTSLLIALMTGGHILLESVPGLAKTTAAEALADAVHASFKRIQCTPDLLPSDIIGTQIFDYAKSSFETQLGPVHANFVLLDEINRSSAKTQSAMLEAMQERQTTIGGVMHALPNPFLVLATQNPIEQEGTYHLPEAQLDRFLLKEVLDYPDFAEEVEILDRIQDGVFDRPSAHGSVHLDDVLFLQDAATRVYLDPAITNYIVSAVYVTRHAATYIAADLAECIDYGASPRASIAFSRAARALALLNGRDHVIPDDVKELRHVVLRHRIILNFEAIADDIAPETIIDAVFAAVQAP from the coding sequence GTGACTGACGCTCCCCGCATCCGGATCAGCCCCGACGAACTCGCACGGGCGACGTCGATCCTGACGACGGTGACGTCGTCGTACGACGAGAAGGTCGTCGGGCAGAAGGGGCTCCGGACGAGCCTGCTGATCGCGCTCATGACCGGCGGTCACATCCTGCTCGAGTCGGTGCCGGGGCTCGCCAAGACGACTGCGGCGGAGGCCCTCGCCGACGCCGTGCACGCGAGCTTCAAGCGCATCCAGTGCACCCCCGACCTGTTGCCGAGCGACATCATCGGCACCCAGATCTTCGACTATGCCAAATCGAGCTTCGAGACCCAGCTCGGCCCGGTGCACGCGAACTTCGTGCTGCTCGACGAGATCAACCGTTCAAGCGCCAAGACGCAGAGCGCGATGCTCGAGGCGATGCAGGAGCGGCAGACCACGATCGGCGGCGTCATGCACGCTCTGCCGAACCCGTTCCTCGTGCTCGCGACCCAGAACCCGATCGAGCAGGAGGGCACGTACCATCTGCCTGAGGCTCAGCTCGACCGCTTCCTGCTCAAGGAGGTGCTCGACTACCCCGATTTCGCCGAGGAGGTCGAGATCCTCGACCGCATTCAGGACGGCGTGTTCGACCGGCCCTCCGCGCACGGCTCGGTGCACCTGGACGACGTGCTGTTCCTGCAGGATGCCGCGACGCGTGTCTATCTGGACCCGGCGATCACCAACTACATTGTCTCGGCCGTGTACGTGACCCGGCACGCCGCGACCTATATCGCCGCCGACCTCGCCGAGTGCATCGACTACGGCGCGAGCCCCCGCGCCAGCATCGCGTTCAGCCGGGCCGCTCGCGCTCTCGCCCTGCTGAACGGCCGCGACCACGTGATCCCGGACGACGTGAAGGAGCTCCGCCACGTCGTGCTGCGGCACCGCATCATCCTGAATTTCGAGGCGATCGCCGACGACATTGCCCCCGAGACGATCATCGACGCGGTGTTCGCCGCCGTGCAGGCCCCCTGA
- a CDS encoding DUF58 domain-containing protein → MTSLLRKVKTRLAIHAHRKVRGMLEGEYTSVFHGRSIEFDDLRHYVPGDEVKDIDWKATARMGTPMTRRYIASRKHTVLLVTDTGRNMAAVAASGEQKIDIAILAAGVVGYLAARHGDLVAILAGDAEQTEYRGPESTDAHLERLLQLMASRTTLGSGRSDLSTQLAYVARGFRRRMILVVIADDRVIDQVQRRLLRRLSAQHEILWLTVGDADPTRADWSAGGMYEVADGAELPRAVRSQRHLREEFAEAALARTAAADELFDSLAISSGRVEAETDVIPGLFRLLEGHRHARR, encoded by the coding sequence ATGACGAGTCTGCTGCGCAAGGTCAAGACGCGACTGGCGATCCACGCCCACCGCAAGGTGCGCGGGATGCTCGAGGGCGAGTACACCTCGGTGTTCCACGGGCGCAGCATCGAGTTCGACGACCTGCGCCACTATGTGCCCGGCGACGAGGTCAAGGACATCGACTGGAAGGCGACGGCCCGCATGGGCACGCCGATGACCCGGCGCTACATCGCCTCGCGCAAGCACACAGTGCTTCTCGTCACCGACACCGGCCGCAATATGGCGGCGGTGGCCGCGAGCGGTGAGCAGAAGATCGACATCGCGATTCTTGCCGCGGGCGTCGTCGGCTACCTCGCCGCCCGGCATGGCGATCTCGTTGCGATTCTCGCGGGGGATGCCGAGCAGACCGAGTACCGAGGCCCCGAGTCGACCGACGCGCACCTGGAGCGGCTACTGCAGCTCATGGCGTCGCGCACGACGCTCGGCTCTGGCCGCAGCGACCTGAGCACGCAGCTGGCGTACGTCGCGCGAGGCTTCCGGCGCCGGATGATTCTCGTCGTGATCGCCGACGACCGGGTGATCGACCAGGTGCAGCGGCGGCTCCTGCGCCGTCTCTCCGCGCAGCACGAGATCCTCTGGCTGACTGTCGGCGATGCCGACCCGACTCGCGCCGACTGGTCGGCCGGCGGCATGTACGAGGTGGCCGACGGGGCTGAGCTGCCGAGGGCTGTGCGCTCCCAGCGGCACCTGCGCGAGGAGTTCGCAGAGGCGGCTCTCGCGCGGACGGCCGCCGCCGACGAGCTGTTCGACTCGCTCGCGATCAGCAGCGGTCGGGTTGAGGCCGAGACCGACGTCATTCCCGGCCTGTTCCGCCTGCTCGAGGGGCACCGGCATGCCCGGCGGTAA
- a CDS encoding vWA domain-containing protein encodes MELIYWWMPLLWALLTAVVAGVAVLVYRRGRRRAVEGRAIAHSDRLTALPGYRTALARYRALLLAFAGLAALVLVAGVILASRPVATSIVYPQLSNRDIVLCLDVSGSMVEYDTELVEVFGQLVDEFEGERVSLVVFNASAVTYFPLTSDYGYIREQFATITEQFVNEDIAYFDGTFFGDGSSLIGDGLAACSLRFDTPEEDRSRSIILATDNLTVGESIFSLPEAGELASEAGIRVYGINPGDSSAREYLARFAAEFQGVVEGTGGSYFGIADPRAIDSIVERIDAEQATISRGAPQLVTADQPVIPVVFAFLGLAGLIALAWRLQR; translated from the coding sequence GTGGAACTGATCTACTGGTGGATGCCGCTGCTGTGGGCGCTGCTGACAGCAGTCGTGGCCGGTGTCGCCGTGCTTGTCTACCGGCGAGGACGCCGCCGCGCGGTGGAGGGGCGCGCGATCGCCCACTCGGACCGCCTGACCGCACTGCCCGGCTACCGCACCGCCCTGGCCCGCTACCGGGCGTTGTTGCTCGCATTCGCCGGGCTCGCCGCGCTCGTGCTCGTGGCGGGGGTGATCCTCGCGTCGCGCCCTGTCGCGACGAGCATCGTCTACCCGCAGCTCAGCAATCGCGACATCGTGTTGTGCCTCGACGTGTCCGGGTCGATGGTCGAGTACGACACCGAGCTCGTCGAGGTGTTCGGGCAGCTCGTCGACGAGTTCGAGGGCGAACGCGTGAGCCTCGTCGTGTTCAACGCGTCCGCGGTCACCTACTTTCCGCTCACCTCCGACTACGGCTACATCCGCGAGCAGTTCGCCACGATCACGGAGCAGTTCGTGAACGAGGACATCGCCTATTTCGACGGCACCTTCTTCGGCGATGGCTCCTCTCTCATCGGAGACGGGCTCGCGGCGTGCTCTCTGCGTTTCGACACCCCTGAGGAGGACCGCTCGAGGTCGATCATCCTCGCGACCGATAACCTCACGGTCGGCGAATCGATCTTCAGCCTGCCCGAGGCCGGGGAGCTCGCGAGTGAGGCCGGCATCCGCGTCTACGGAATCAACCCGGGCGATTCGAGCGCCAGGGAGTATCTTGCCCGCTTCGCCGCCGAGTTCCAGGGAGTCGTCGAGGGCACCGGTGGCTCCTACTTCGGCATCGCAGACCCGCGCGCGATCGACTCGATCGTCGAGCGGATTGACGCCGAGCAGGCCACCATCTCTCGTGGCGCACCCCAGCTCGTCACAGCGGACCAGCCTGTGATCCCGGTCGTTTTCGCCTTCCTCGGACTCGCCGGACTCATCGCCCTCGCCTGGAGGCTGCAGCGATGA
- a CDS encoding VWA domain-containing protein translates to MTLIPMLPIPVIAVLGAVLGGAVLWRLARARRSRERLGWALRLAMVVLLIVISLRPSIAGETRGPVASGGLEVYFVVDTTSSMAAEDAAVEPAGDAPATRLDAVKADITAMSEQLVGAQFSLTTFDATSVQRVPLTTDAAALASATTALTSEITYYSRGSGIDAPVEFVGELLASARSSHPERSRVLFYLGDGEQTRDEVPGSFGAIAELIDGGGVIGYGTQEGGRMRVFDGYSADDNPAEVSYIQDPTSGADAVSTLDQANLAVIAGELGVDYRHSDEGAAREFADGLDVGPITARASSFAGPVEFYWLLALPLALFALGELAAAGLAIARSRPRSDNPRQAKEARS, encoded by the coding sequence ATGACGCTCATTCCCATGCTGCCCATCCCGGTCATCGCCGTGCTCGGCGCCGTGCTCGGCGGCGCCGTGCTGTGGCGTCTCGCGCGCGCCCGGCGGTCGAGGGAGCGCCTCGGCTGGGCGCTGCGGCTGGCGATGGTGGTGCTGTTGATCGTGATCTCCCTGCGCCCCTCGATCGCCGGCGAGACCCGCGGGCCGGTCGCGTCGGGCGGTCTCGAGGTGTACTTCGTCGTCGACACGACGAGCAGCATGGCGGCCGAGGACGCCGCGGTCGAGCCGGCCGGCGACGCTCCCGCCACCCGGCTCGATGCGGTGAAGGCCGACATCACCGCCATGTCCGAGCAGCTGGTCGGAGCACAGTTCTCGCTCACCACGTTCGACGCGACCTCGGTGCAGCGCGTGCCACTCACGACGGATGCGGCGGCGCTCGCGTCGGCGACGACGGCTCTGACCTCCGAGATCACGTACTACTCGCGCGGGAGTGGCATCGACGCCCCCGTCGAATTCGTCGGCGAGCTGCTCGCGAGCGCGCGAAGCTCGCACCCGGAACGCTCCCGGGTGCTGTTCTACCTCGGCGACGGCGAACAGACCCGGGACGAGGTGCCCGGCTCGTTCGGCGCCATCGCCGAGCTCATCGACGGTGGAGGTGTGATCGGCTACGGAACCCAGGAGGGCGGGCGGATGCGCGTGTTCGACGGCTACTCCGCCGATGACAACCCCGCCGAGGTGTCCTACATCCAGGATCCGACCAGTGGCGCCGACGCGGTGTCCACGCTCGACCAGGCGAACCTCGCGGTCATCGCCGGCGAGCTCGGTGTCGACTACCGGCACAGCGACGAGGGTGCGGCGCGGGAGTTCGCGGACGGTCTCGACGTCGGGCCGATAACGGCCAGGGCCAGCAGCTTCGCCGGCCCCGTCGAGTTCTACTGGCTCCTCGCACTCCCTCTCGCGCTGTTCGCGCTCGGCGAGCTCGCCGCCGCGGGCCTCGCGATAGCGCGATCGCGCCCACGGTCCGACAACCCTCGCCAGGCTAAGGAGGCGCGCTCGTGA
- the nusA gene encoding transcription termination factor NusA: MDIDLSVLRLLEREREIPFQELVAIIEQAILTAYLKHTDAAEPVDGAIPARVHLDRKTGHVSVFVTEYDEEGLVVGEAVDSPSDFGRIAAFAAKQVINQRLRDIADEHVLGEFKGREGDIVAGVIQQGPNPRMIHVDLGTIEAILPPEEQVPGEEYKHGSRIRVYVTAVGRGLKGPQITVSRTHPSLVRKLFALEVPEIASGVVEIVSLAREAGHRTKIAVKANEPGVNAKGACIGEMGQRVRAVTAELNNEKIDIVDYHPNLATFVANALSPAKVTSSFVIDESTKAVRALVPDYQLSLAIGKEGQNARLAAKLTGARIDIQPDSILES, translated from the coding sequence GTGGACATCGATCTGAGCGTGCTGCGGCTCCTTGAGCGCGAGCGCGAAATTCCGTTCCAGGAGTTGGTCGCCATCATCGAGCAGGCGATCCTGACTGCCTACCTCAAGCACACGGATGCCGCGGAGCCCGTCGACGGGGCCATCCCGGCCCGCGTGCACCTCGACCGCAAGACCGGACACGTCTCGGTGTTCGTCACCGAGTACGACGAGGAGGGCCTCGTCGTCGGCGAAGCCGTCGATAGCCCCAGCGACTTCGGCCGTATCGCGGCGTTCGCCGCGAAGCAGGTCATCAACCAGCGGCTGCGCGATATCGCCGACGAACACGTGCTCGGCGAATTCAAGGGCCGCGAGGGCGACATCGTCGCGGGCGTCATCCAGCAGGGCCCGAATCCTCGAATGATCCATGTCGACCTCGGCACGATCGAGGCGATCCTTCCCCCCGAGGAGCAGGTTCCCGGCGAGGAGTACAAGCACGGGTCACGCATCCGCGTCTATGTCACCGCGGTCGGCCGCGGACTCAAGGGCCCCCAGATCACCGTGTCGCGCACGCATCCGTCGCTCGTCCGCAAACTCTTCGCTCTCGAGGTTCCGGAGATCGCGAGCGGCGTCGTCGAGATTGTGTCGCTCGCCCGCGAGGCGGGCCACCGCACCAAGATCGCCGTCAAGGCGAACGAGCCCGGCGTGAACGCCAAAGGCGCATGTATTGGCGAGATGGGGCAGCGCGTGCGCGCCGTCACTGCGGAGCTCAACAACGAGAAGATCGACATCGTCGACTACCACCCCAACCTGGCGACCTTTGTCGCCAACGCGCTGTCGCCGGCGAAGGTGACCTCCTCGTTCGTGATCGACGAGTCAACCAAGGCCGTTCGCGCCCTCGTGCCCGACTACCAGCTCTCCCTCGCGATCGGCAAGGAGGGCCAGAACGCCCGCCTCGCCGCCAAGCTGACGGGCGCGCGCATCGACATCCAGCCGGATAGCATTCTCGAGTCGTAA
- a CDS encoding YlxR family protein yields MNNVRTCLGCRQRASKTSLLRLVAHDGAIVMDRSMTLPGRGAWVHPSIDCLETALTRKAIGRSLRNPAVTIDGDALRQELRNHTIGVGDGALENRLNGPVNN; encoded by the coding sequence ATGAACAACGTAAGAACCTGCCTCGGCTGTCGTCAGCGGGCCTCCAAGACCTCCCTTCTGAGGCTGGTGGCGCATGACGGCGCGATAGTTATGGATCGCTCCATGACTCTTCCCGGCCGAGGTGCTTGGGTGCATCCCTCCATTGATTGCCTCGAAACGGCTCTGACGCGCAAGGCCATCGGCCGTTCGCTTCGGAATCCCGCGGTGACGATCGACGGGGACGCACTTCGACAGGAACTTCGCAATCACACCATCGGCGTCGGTGACGGCGCCCTAGAGAACAGGCTGAACGGCCCAGTGAACAACTAA